In one window of Geotrypetes seraphini chromosome 3, aGeoSer1.1, whole genome shotgun sequence DNA:
- the LOC117357192 gene encoding transcriptional activator protein Pur-alpha-like, producing the protein MGNRQEAEQEEFLVCENRKYYLDLKENQRGRFLRVRQMLNCGLGLGTVQGQTIALPVQGLIEFRNALAKLIDDYSVEEEPAELFEGTLLTMDNKRFFFDMGTNKYGVFLRVSEVKPTYRNSITVPHKVWAKFGHTFFKYAKDMCKIQDKQHKKRQAKQHAPLGPPACGPRRQRRGLRRSQCPPRTVSSC; encoded by the exons ATGGGGAACA GGCAGGAGGCGGAGCAGGAGGAGTTCCTGGTGTGCGAGAACCGCAAGTACTACCTGGACTTGAAGGAGAACCAGCGTGGCCGCTTCCTGCGTGTCCGCCAGATGCTGAACTGCGGGCTGGGGCTGGGCACGGTGCAGGGACAGACTATCGCGCTGCCCGTGCAGGGCCTCATCGAGTTCCGCAACGCGCTGGCCAAGCTCATCGACGACTACAGCGTGGAAGAGGAGCCGGCCGAGCTGTTTGAGGGCACCTTGCTCACGATGGACAACAAGCGCTTCTTCTTCGACATGGGCACCAACAAGTACGGCGTATTTCTGCGCGTGAGCGAGGTGAAGCCCACCTACCGCAACTCCATCACGGTGCCACATAAAGTCTGGGCCAAGTTCGGCCACACGTTCTTTAAATATGCCAAGGACATGTGCAAGATACAGGACAAGCAGCACAAGAAGCGGCAGGCCAAGCAGCACGCGCCCCTGGGCCCACCCGCCTGCGGCCCCAGGCGACAACGACGAGGATTGAGAAGGAGCCAGTGCCCGCCTCGCACAGTAAGTAGCTGCTAA